The Choloepus didactylus isolate mChoDid1 chromosome 7, mChoDid1.pri, whole genome shotgun sequence genome segment TAATTAAGACTAATTGCCATGCTCTGTTCTAGAATTGCCCAGCTTTCTGACAGCAGACACTTGAGTGAGATCCTCCATTTCCTTAGACCATCCTGCAAATCAGCTAACGAAAACCCAGATCCTATAATAGGTTCTTTATCACCCTGTTACTGAGGTGCCCCATGGTTCCCTACAGTGTGCATTCTTCCTCATTGCAATGAGCTCTACACCCAGCTTTCTCAACCACAGACTTAGATCCTGGTGGTCTTTGTCTGAAGGACAAGGACATGTCTGTTAGATGCCAAAGGCTTGCttgatttcatttttcctagGACAGGTAGGCCAAGGACCAGGGCCTGTGATGAAAAGTTTTCCCAGGACTCCATCTGAAGATATGCAGTTTGCAAAGGAGTTGCAGAAACAAATCATTCAGGCTCAAATGACAATAGTCTGCTTTCCTTGCCACCCACCCTGAAAGAGATCTCCCTGATCCTGAAATGACTGTCTTGGACATTAATATGAGCACCTAGTGATTGTTGTCATTGCCTCTGTTTAGATCTGATTTCCCAAAATAGATCATCATTTCTCTAGTTTAGAGATCAAGTAATACTCTCTAATTTGAAggaaatatgtttcttttttttatgtcccTCAGCCCTGGAGAAGCATAATACTTTAACTTgattctcagtaaatatttgatggaAAAATTAGAGATGACTTTTACAAAATGTGAAATTATCTACATTCCTTTTCTAAAAAGCAATCGAAACAGTTAATAATTAAATGAGAAAgtgatgaaaacaaaataattcaaaaccaAAGAAATATATGGATAAGGGTAATTGCTGAAATAATATCTGTAAAGATGATTGCAAACCAAATATAGAGTCCAAAAATAATCAATAGTTcctcaaaaaggaagaaacattGGAAAAGGGGAATAAGAGTTAAAAAAGAAGTCTAAATCTTAGATATCAGTAAAATCTAAGAAGCTTCTTCCCAGAATGTCCTCACTGtacacaaacaaaaaatctatAGATgttattttattcacacacacataggGAGAGAAATATagtgtcaatatttttaaaaacatgataaatTAGAATGCagaatcaatatttaaaatgggCTGTATACCTTTTATGTCACAgagggattattttttaaaaacaaaacagttattttctttgtaatcaCTTCCATTGCTTTACTGTATTGAAGTGAGAGATGTCGGCAGAAGTTTATCAAATGAAATGCTTATGACAGTATTATAGCAATAATGAAAGTTCAGAAGACTGGATTTCCCACactagagaattttttaaaataaaaattatagtgtTGCTCAAAGtatgttgtaaaaaaaaaaaaaaaaaaaatcatgtgagcATCAGTCCTGACACATTAagtgaagaaaaaaagtaaatggaaggtGACCCACTGCTATCTGTAACTGCCTAAGAGACCATAGAGTAGATGAGACAGAACAGAGCCCTTTAGAAGCAAGATTTCCTGgactcaaatcccagctctcctGCTCCCCAGGTCTAAGACCTTGGTCTAAGCCATGTcacttttctgtgcctcaatttcttcatctgtaaaatgagctcCTAGTTTTGAGGTAGTGACTAGTATAGAGTAACCACTATATATACATGTTATTTGTTTCCATGATATCTTTTTAGCTACCCTAATGCAAAATGTggatcattctttctcttttaaaagccaaggaattatttgggtgttctattttacttttattttttcttattttttctttttctggaacaaggaaaatgttcaaaaaatagattggggtgatgaatgcacaaccaaatgatggtactgtgaacagctgactgtacaccatggatgattgtatggttatgtgaatacatctcaataaaactgaatttaaaaagcaagtaaacaatgaaaatataaacataataagCCTTTGTAACACATGGAGTGCATGTTGAGATCCTTTGATCACAGAATCAACAGTGAAAAAATATCATGCACCATTctgtggaaaaaaattaactctgTAGAAGAAATTAACACAGCTCTctcacttctttttcttgttattttaggTAAGTTATTTTACATCTCAGGGTCTCATTTATCATTTGTAAAGTATTTATAATATCACTCATGGATTTGTGTGAGTAAAAGTGAGAAAATTAAGGAACAACACAGTAAATAATGCCTGGCACAgtataagtgttcaataaatgttacctattattactggaaaaaaaaaaaaaaaagccatggaatGATAGTCTGTCAACCAGTAGGTACAAGGATAAACTTGCTCCACAGGAGGGACCTCTAAGCCACTGATGTTTAATGGCAAAGGGGCTCAGGGACCCCCAAGgatcagagaaactaagatgtcAAAACACAGGGTCCTCGAAGAGATGCACCTGAAATCTCCCAATGGAAAAAGACTTCCCAAACTGAGTGAAACCATACATTAGCAGGTTGTGAAATGAATCCCATGGATTGCaaccaacattaaaaaaaagaaaaaaaagaaagaaacagaatagaatATATACCAGTGCAGGCACTTAGGGTTATATTGTTTCCTGAATTTTGTTTcaggtgtatgtgtatgtgtgagcaCGTGTGTGTGACATAGAGAGAGACTTTTTCTATACCACATTGCAGTCAAAAGAACTTTAAACGTCAGCAGTCTCATCCTTTGGCTTCTGCTTCAAAAGTATTTTAAAGGCAAACTCTCTCCTTTCCCACATGGCCCTCTTAGAAGAAATCTTTGTCATTCTCTTGAGACTGTTGCAACAGACTCCCAACCTCTGACACCAGGCCCTTCCCAAAAATGATCGTttatgtgaaaaatgtaaagccaaaacaacaacgacaacaacaaaacaaactgtGTTTCTCTCCTCAAAAAATTCCTGGTGGCTTCCCGGCCGGCAGAAGCATGACCCAGCTTCTCACTCAGGCATTTGGGGGCTCTTCACAAAATGGTCCTTATGGGGATTTCACTGCTGATACTGTGGGCTCTAGCCGCACCACACTGCTCCCTCAGCGTTGTCCTGAAACGCGGGGCCCTCGTGTGCACTCATCTCCAGACCTCTCACAAAGGCCGGTCCACGGAGAAACCCAGAGGAGCATACCAGACTCCGTTCCAACAAGACCTTACAACTTGAGGTCTGTGGTTCCCTCCGCACGCTTCCAGTCGTGCCCGATGTTTTATGGTTAATTGAGATTGggtctgtttatttatttatttatttggggggggggggagtgggaaTTGAAGTAACGAAACCAGAAGCAAAACTGAAAAGACACCAGCCACGAGGGTGACCTGATTTTGACCAAGCAAGTAACATGTGCGACCCACATGACTTAACTCCATCCTTGAGGGTCTGCTGTCAAGCCGCAGGCTCTGAGGAGGGACTTGAGTTACAGGCAACCCATGTGCCTTGTGGATTACGGTTTAGTAGATTATGTTTGCGCAAATATGTTCATACCTGGAAGTTTTTAAGCAGTTCTACAAATATCTTCTAATTCCGCGGTGAGCCATCTTGGAGAACTGTGTTACTTCCCTCACATACATAcattaatttcaataaaaatcaagatgtgaataatttattttctccacCGATCTGGAGCCAACCCTTTGGGTGATCACTCAGAAGAGGTAAGAAATGTCTCGCgttaaaaattacttttcaatTTAGTAGGAAAAGAGGAAGTTTTATTCTTCCCCTCGGATTTTGCTGAAAATCGCGGGCTTTGTGGAATAGTTTTAGCACACAGGATTGTCTTTCATTAAAAGGTGATAGGGTAGGTGAAACCCGAGTCTCCAGGAACCATTCAGCAGTAGAACTTGGGCAAAGCAGTGCACAGCTGTTTTGCGGGATTCAATTTTTGGGTGGAGAACAAACACAAATGCTCCTCCTCGGAAGGGTGGGGGCGGTACCTGGGCGATGCACCAATCACAGCGCGCCCTGCCCTATATAAGGCCCCGAAGCCCGGGGGCACTTCACTCTTCTCGTTGATTGTCTCATCTCGGCTATCTTGTTTGTGACCATGTCTGAGACAGTACCTGCTATACCACCAGAACCTGTTCCAGCCCCTGTGGAGAAGCCTCTGCCcaagaagagagggaagaaaccGGTTGGCTTGAGTGGTGTTAACCGGAAGACTCCAAGTCATTCCGTATCTAAGTTGATTACGGAAGCTCTGTCGGTGTCTCAGGAGCGGGCAGGCATGTCCCTGATTGCCCTCAAGAAAGCACTAGCAGCCGCCGGCTATGATGTGGAGAAGAACAACAGCCGCATCAAGCTGGGTCTTAAGAGCCTGGTGAGCAAAGGAGTCCTAGTGCAGACCAAGGGTACTGGTGCCTCCGGGTCCTTCAAGCTCAATAAGAAGGCCGTTCCAGAGCCCCCGAAGGGCAGGCTCACAAGGCCTGCTTCTTCTAAGACCAAAAAGCTGGTCTTACCCAGGGATTCAAAATCTGGAAAGAGTGCCAAGACCAACAAGAGGGCCAAGAAACCTAGAGCAGCAGGAGCTAAGAAAGCTGCCAGGAGTGGGGGAAAGGCGAAAGGAGCCAAGACCAAGCAACAGCGGAAGAGCCCAGCAAAGGCAAGAACAGTGAAACCGAAGGCTGGGAAACCTAAACTGACCCAGCAGAAACCAAAGCCTAGAAAGGCTGCATCGAAGAAGTGAAGTTTTCCAAAGAGACCAGATCGCGAAGAACCCAAAGGCTCTTTTAAGAGCCACTCACAATTTTAAAACGGTGTAACACTGATTAAGTTTCGGTAGCAAAGTAGTGTGACCTATAGGGCAACCTAATCTTGGACTATCTATTCAGTGGTGTAAGTAAGGCACGTACTCTACAAAACATATTTGCATCTGATAGAAATAACACCAAACTTGCCATTCTTCTTCTTCTAAGGTCAGGTACATTTGAGTATTAGGATATTTGGTTACACCAAGAAATCTTGTGGGCAATTCCTTTGTTTGCTTTAAAGTGGGTGAAGTGAAGCAAATGGGGGTGGGGATACCATTGATACCATTTCAGTAAGTTTACAGTGGCCTTCAATGAATACCACATGAAGAAGCAGGCatggaaagaaaatacaaatctgACCTAAGCGTTTCACCGGAAAATACTATTGCTCCTCCATGGGTTAAAGTGAAATACTGGAGTTGGTACTGAATTTTACTGTGAAAAAATGGATTATTCTGTATGAAATGAGGAACATGTGGAGGCCTTGTGTAACTTCTATTCATCAAGGAAGCCCTTAAATGTCTCGGAActctgcttaaaatattttcctaactGCCTGTCCATAGCTAAAGCATTACCAGGCCCAAACATTTATCCCCTTTCTCTGATGTAGTGCATAGCACTATCTcacatatttgttttttgtattgtctatttcatttccttgattGTGTAAGTCAAGGATTTTGCCTGATTTGTTTGCTTCTGTACCCCCACATCTAAAATAGGACTGTGTGAGAAACgaacaaaaaggaataaatgctcatcccgttgtggagaaggaaagaacTTATTCATCATCTTGCAAGAATGAACGCACAGCCAGAAACGTGGCAGGCACCACACAAAAGAACATGGCAGTAGTTATACCCTACCCTTAATACTCGGGTCCCtcctctgtttccccattggctgggtactccagaggttacagcctatctgagagagctaactagcctacctttgagattttgaattgtacagcctatcagaattaactagtttaaatttcccgCTGAGAGTTCCCGCCTTTGATGACACCCCATATTCCTCTACATTCCAGTAGCCCTGGTTATTGTTCCCAGGGCTTTTCCCTGATTC includes the following:
- the H1-6 gene encoding histone H1t → MSETVPAIPPEPVPAPVEKPLPKKRGKKPVGLSGVNRKTPSHSVSKLITEALSVSQERAGMSLIALKKALAAAGYDVEKNNSRIKLGLKSLVSKGVLVQTKGTGASGSFKLNKKAVPEPPKGRLTRPASSKTKKLVLPRDSKSGKSAKTNKRAKKPRAAGAKKAARSGGKAKGAKTKQQRKSPAKARTVKPKAGKPKLTQQKPKPRKAASKK